The Phaseolus vulgaris cultivar G19833 chromosome 5, P. vulgaris v2.0, whole genome shotgun sequence genomic interval GTAGAATCTGCACTCTAATGTTGTTAATAAGTCCAGAGAGTGAGATCTGTTTCACAATCAACCTCGTCCCAATCAAATCTCCTCATAGAAGGTGGAGTAATAAGAAGACCTTCTGCCATACTATCTAACAAACCTGGCATGTTATAAATGGCCTCTTCGTCAAAAAACATTGATTTGTTGAACCCGTCATCATTGTTCAAAGTGTTGGCAAAATCAGCAACAGCCTCCAGTGAACAAGGGTTAGTTTCAATTTTAACCCTTGAATCATTTGTAGAGGATGAAGAAGGTGGAAAAACCTCGGAAAGTTTTGCTGCAGCCAGTCTGATGTCTGCAGCTGAAGATGACTTTGCAACTGGAAGAAGAGAAACGGAATGAGAATCAGGGAAGTTCAACACCGCAGAGGTGCCCTTAAGTGCTAGGACAGCCACGTCGTGTGCCCTAGCTGCCATTTCTGGCGTGGAGTATGTCCCAAGCCATATCCTTGATTTCTTGTTGGGTTCACGAACTTCGCACACCCATCTGTCACCGTTTCTCTGACGAACCCCTCTATACACTGGATGTCGTGTCTCACGAAACTTTTTTCTCCCAGTTTTCCTCTTGTGAGAACTCAACGCTGGTTTTGTTGCTTCTGCTTGAAATGGTGAATTGTCCGATGGAGAATTGGGGTTGCAGAGTTGGCTTTGAGAAGAAGTGGGTGATGGTGATGAAGAGAGAGAGTAGTAATAAGAACATTCGGTCTCCACTCTGTTCATGGTTACAtccatgatgatgatgatgaagaataaTAGAGTTGACGTAGATGAGTAGGTTGAAGAATGCGTTATGTATATAAATACCTAAGAAGAGTAGTAGAATTTCATTTCTCTTTAACCAATATATACAGAACGGGAAAGAGAAAGATATGCTAACTAGGTTTGGAAAAAGCACGAGGAAAACGCGCTACACATTTATGGAACCAAATTCATTCACTTGCAGGTGCATGAAGTTAACAGAAGAAGACATAATTATTTACGAACCTTGAATTCTAAGTCTAAACTTTGTTTTATGTTGGAAAGGAATATGGATGTTAATTGACATTATAAGATGATGGAAATGATACTTTGACGATCTATATGATAGAAAGTTAAGGTAATAATATATGATAGAAAGTTAAGGTAATAATATATTCacaattctatttttattttttttatacggttacattacaacttttaatattattattttaatatttacttataatatttaattataaatttatatatttatatttaaattaaccacattaaaaattatatacagtATATCATTTCTCGAAAGTTAATTTTCACATCCGACAAGAATATGGGACGGTACAAAGCGGAGCATGACACACGTTacaactttttcttcttctctcgtttagaaaataatatttgcTTGAGACATGatccgataaaaaaaaatatcctataataaaattaattatagttTATTAGAAGTTTGTAGTAAATAAAAGCTGTTGATTTTCTAAAGCGTGGTAATTTTGTAATGACTTATCTGTAATGTACTGCGTAATGTAATaggaattttttttcataatacaaGGATATCAAAACTAATAAGTAATTTTTGAAGAGTATAAAACTCAGGATATCAGAAAATGGAATTAAAGAGAATatcactaaaaatattttataaagagtaataaaaaataaataaagaaacttGGATTATGTGTTTTGGAGTAGTCTGGTGCCTAGGCAAAGGGAAaagtttaaaaactaaaaaaaaaaagagaaaaacagaAGTCGTTCTGCAAGATCGTAAACCGTGGAAAGCTCGTCGGAAAATAGGAAGATGCTCCTCCAACAACTTGAAATTGCGGAGAAAATTGTCCAACTTCCATTTGTTTCTTGGGTCACAAAACCCTCCCCTAGATCTGAAATGGAACAGGCATGTTCTTTGTGTAACTTCCGCAGCTCTTCCTTAATTTCCAAAACACtatgttttgatattttttcgATATTCGAAGGATTTCAccagttaaattttttttattaaatataaactaattttaaagataaaaataattaaacgattaaattaaatactattttaaaaactaaaaatattattaatgtctaaaataatttttattaataaaatttataaattagtttttaaatgtAATACTAATGTCAATTCTCCAAGCACAgaccaattaaaaaaaactaagaagaaatgtaaaaacaaagaaaagtagaagcataaagtgaaaaaaaaaaagatgtaaAGGAAGATAACAATAAAAAGAAGGGATGCATTTTTGAattgatattatattatatatcaatttaataataaaaattattttatatatcaataaattttaattttaaaataatatttaatttaattaatataataattattttttttatctttaaatttttttattttttttgtattattgaATTACCTATCACTCTAATTTAATGTTATTCTTTAGTGGAAATATAAAACTAAATGTGATTACTGTTATGTCGATATATACATAGaatattttgttataatataattagtttctttatttatttatttttgtgtttatcTTTTCATTGGAGATAGTGAAGgcagaaaacagaaaaaaaaaaaaagcatatgAAATAGTTAGAGTTGTGTCAAGAAGCATCACGGAAATCTGACTCATCAAGCTCGTGGTGTGAATGGTTCTGACTACAAGGGAAAACAAGTGGAGCGTGAAAATACGAAAATTTCCACGTTAAATTGGTGTTGGAAACATTCCTTTAAcctttttttatacaaaatactATGATCATGTCAACGCGGTGTGATCTTTCGTCAATTTTAGGAATGTGGCATCCAAATTTTGTTGTTGACTAATTGAACCGATTTCAACGCCAAATTTTGTATCAGAATTATGAGTTTGACTTGCTATTTTATCCCAGGTGTCAACTCAATAATAACtcaataacataattaaattaattttatataatgatataaatgagtatattaattattatgaagaaatatacataaaatataaatgatataattatagtttttatacgaaagtagtgtattttttttcataaattataattgagtaaattattttttaaaaaacagtaAGTCTTACATATATGGATGACTTGTAAAAgtattattatatgtatatgaCTTTAGGTTGAAAAATCCAACTTTACCAATTTTATCAAATAGAAGCTGACTATTttgattgaatttaaaattaattttaaaagaagttaTACGTAGCATATATGATTTTGTAcaattttaatgtaaaaataattgaaGTCGTACCTAATATACAAttttaagtataaaacaatacAATTAAAATCATACAATTTTCATTACACTAGAATCGTACGGATTATGTATGAGTTTCACTCTACAATCATTCATCTAATATATCACTTACCTATttcgtatttttttttatatccaaaatcataatttacgaaaaaaaatatatactgtttttatgaagaaaaaaaacatttatgaaAAAACACATGattataataacaattatagTAACAATGAGAGTTACacatgtttatgtttatgtttcggcaaattcttcctgcaccatatcaattttaacctccaccatatcaattttttaaatttttaaaactaccctcgtgcaccatatcaattttaacttccaccacatcaattttttaaatttccaaaactaccctcctgcaccatataaattttaaccttcaccatatcaattttttaaattttcaaaactatctttattccaaattaaaaaatccaaaataataattataattgagaaatagAAAAATACATGCTGGACAAAAAATTATGAACACAAAACTAAGAATAGATTCtggataaaaaatttcagaattcaaaaatatattccaaaaattgaaatccaaaatatttcaaataaaagtttcaaaaataatttttctatttttatgtaaggttattttcgtcatttagaagagatatttttgtcattttctagaGTGATTGGTGCATgctaaaattgatatggtggagggagAAATTGCCTTATGTTTCTTGCGTGGAGATTCATCGCATATAGATGCAAATATGGAATAAAAGCCCAATTTGATGAAAAAATGATGAATGATAGTGGCATCCGTGATGAATCCAGACTTTTAAAGTCAACGACAGCAAATAGTATATGTAAAACATTCTTCtaaatttttcttaaataaaatttttgttCTAAAAGAAAAAGACACTATTTTCTTACCCAAAAATGTGtgcataaatataatttaaacacTAAAAAAAGCAAAAACGTATTTTCTCTGCGTGGTCCCATTTTAATTGCTTACCAATTTAACTCCACGTGTGCCATTGAGTTTTGTAATGAGTGTGTATGCTTTTGACATGTTTTTCAAGTCAACGTCTCCTATTACCATCTCGTCAAGTCAACCATATTCTCCTACCAATTATTACCACTAAaagttaataataaaagtattcTTAAAGTATCTATACTTGTTTTTTATTACTacattttttcttctaatttaagattttttatttatttatttatttatttatattagtcCATTGTTTTACGTTTTTACATAAATGTTGCTAAGATCATCATAATCTCAAATactaaaataactttaaaaacttttacatattcatttattttttaattttttatcttctttttttcattcCTTTGTCTCTCTCACAAAAAATTgtcatacattttttaaaacctTGATTACACCTGCATCCAAGAATCTCGTATtctatttgattaaattttgtgAATTTCTTATTAAACTTTTTGTTaatgatattataaataaattgatttatatttgaaaatttattttaaaaagtaataaattttatactaaaaaactattatagcataagttatcatattattat includes:
- the LOC137834524 gene encoding dehydration-responsive element-binding protein 1B-like yields the protein MDVTMNRVETECSYYYSLSSSPSPTSSQSQLCNPNSPSDNSPFQAEATKPALSSHKRKTGRKKFRETRHPVYRGVRQRNGDRWVCEVREPNKKSRIWLGTYSTPEMAARAHDVAVLALKGTSAVLNFPDSHSVSLLPVAKSSSAADIRLAAAKLSEVFPPSSSSTNDSRVKIETNPCSLEAVADFANTLNNDDGFNKSMFFDEEAIYNMPGLLDSMAEGLLITPPSMRRFDWDEVDCETDLTLWTY